The Candidatus Bathyarchaeota archaeon genome contains the following window.
CCAAAATACTGTAAACGTGAATCCTCGAAAGCCCTTAACACTAAGCATAAATGACGTGTGTAATCGTTTAAGCAAGCGTTTTGAAGTGCTGTTGAAATCTTCTTTTGTTGTGGTGTTTGAACATAATGATGCGGAGGTTAGCCTCTTTAAGGGAGGTAGAGCGCTAATAAAGAATGTTAAGAGCGAAAAAGATGCTTTAGAGGTTTATAAGAGCGTTATGAAACATTTAGAAGCTGAGACGGAGTAACGTTTTGTTTTTATTTGGCGTTTCAGCTTTGCTGAGCCGTTTTCGTAAACACGTCTCAGGAAAGAAAGCCGAATGGCGCATCTTTGAGAGCCGTGGTAACAAAGAACTGTGTAAAGTCTTCATTATGGCGTATGCTTTTTAGACTCTTGAAAACTATTAGTTTGGGGATTACATGCTCTCATCCAGCGTTGAAGCGAAGATTAAGAAGATTAATTTACGTGAGAAGAGTGTGAAATTTGTAGATGAGCTTATAGCAGTTGAGGCTCCAGTTAATATCTATGTGAATGATCAACATGTAGTTACTTTATTTTCTTTGCCGACACAATTGAAAGAGCTAGGTATTGGATGGCTTCTCAGCCAAGCCATAGTAAAATCGATTGACGAAATAATCAGTGTTCAAGTGAAAGAGAACAATGTAAGAATCAGTTGTAGCGGTAAGGTCGAAACTAGGATAAAAGCAGGTAAAACCATGAGAATAGTGGATTCCGCCTGCGGATCAACAATAGATAACTTTCTTTTCCTAATCGACCGAATGATCAAACCCTTTGCTGACTCAGATTATGGGGTTAAGGCGGAAAAAATTCTGCAATTCGTCAAAGTTCTTAACGAAAAATCTACTTTATTCAAGTTGACTGGGGGCACGCATTCAGCCGCGATTTTTCATGAGGAAAAATTGGTTGCGTTCGCAGAGGATATTGGTAGGCATAATGCTGTAGACAAAGTTATTGGTGCAGCTGCAATGAAAAAAGTTGAGTTTTCAAAGTGTGTCATAGTTAGTAGTG
Protein-coding sequences here:
- the fdhD gene encoding formate dehydrogenase accessory sulfurtransferase FdhD, with protein sequence MLSSSVEAKIKKINLREKSVKFVDELIAVEAPVNIYVNDQHVVTLFSLPTQLKELGIGWLLSQAIVKSIDEIISVQVKENNVRISCSGKVETRIKAGKTMRIVDSACGSTIDNFLFLIDRMIKPFADSDYGVKAEKILQFVKVLNEKSTLFKLTGGTHSAAIFHEEKLVAFAEDIGRHNAVDKVIGAAAMKKVEFSKCVIVSSGRQPANMVLKAARVGIPIVASIAGPVYSGVDIAIKTGVTLICFVRGQRMNVYSYPERVEVT